From one Bacteroides eggerthii genomic stretch:
- a CDS encoding MgtC/SapB family protein: protein MEKLYQHLPEELVTFILVTVFSLLIGLSLRRISLKREGETTLFGTDRTFTFIGILGYLLYILDPVDYRLFMGGGAVLGLLLALNYYVKQAQFHVFGVTTIVIALITYCIAPIVATQPSWFYVMVIVTVLLFTELKHTFTELAQRMKNDEMITLAKFLAISGIILPMLPNDNLIPGVNLTPYSIWLATVVVSGISYLSYLLKRYVFRESGILVSGIVGGLYSSTATISVLARKSRKAPAQEAPEYVAAMLLAVSMMFLRFLILIGIFSIGTLAAVYPYLLIMSAVAAGTAWFLHSKWKRPAVSGTTDEEEDGSNPLEFKVALIFAVLFVVFTIATHYTLIYAGEGGLTLLSFVSGFSDITPFILNLLQGTGSVPASLIMACTMQAIVSNIAVNMCYALFFSGKQSPLRSWILGGFGCVIGANVFLLLFFYFL, encoded by the coding sequence ATGGAGAAACTGTACCAACACTTGCCGGAAGAGCTCGTCACTTTTATTCTGGTGACGGTGTTCTCTTTGCTCATAGGCCTTTCCTTGCGGCGCATCAGCCTGAAGCGTGAAGGGGAGACCACCCTCTTCGGTACTGACCGTACATTTACTTTTATCGGTATTCTGGGTTATCTCCTCTATATTCTCGATCCGGTGGACTACCGGCTTTTTATGGGCGGCGGAGCTGTCTTAGGGCTGTTGCTTGCCCTGAACTACTACGTCAAGCAGGCGCAGTTTCATGTGTTCGGGGTGACTACCATTGTCATAGCGCTCATTACGTACTGCATCGCGCCCATTGTCGCCACGCAGCCTTCATGGTTCTATGTCATGGTGATTGTAACGGTATTGCTCTTTACGGAGTTGAAGCACACCTTCACCGAACTGGCGCAGCGGATGAAGAATGATGAAATGATTACGCTTGCCAAGTTCCTTGCCATCAGCGGTATTATTCTTCCGATGTTGCCCAATGACAACCTGATACCGGGCGTTAACCTGACGCCTTACAGCATATGGCTGGCTACGGTGGTTGTTTCCGGCATTTCCTATCTCTCTTATTTGTTGAAGAGATACGTGTTCCGCGAGTCCGGCATTTTGGTCTCCGGCATTGTGGGTGGGTTGTACAGCAGTACCGCCACCATCTCCGTATTGGCACGCAAGAGCCGCAAGGCGCCTGCACAGGAAGCGCCCGAATATGTGGCTGCCATGTTGCTGGCGGTCAGCATGATGTTTCTGCGGTTCCTGATCCTGATAGGGATATTCAGCATAGGAACTTTAGCCGCCGTCTATCCCTACCTGCTGATTATGTCGGCAGTTGCCGCCGGAACAGCCTGGTTTCTACATTCCAAATGGAAGCGTCCGGCCGTATCCGGGACTACCGATGAAGAGGAAGATGGCAGCAACCCGCTGGAGTTTAAGGTGGCGCTTATTTTTGCCGTACTTTTCGTGGTCTTCACAATAGCTACCCATTATACACTGATATATGCCGGAGAGGGCGGGCTCACCTTACTTTCTTTTGTATCAGGTTTCAGTGACATCACTCCGTTCATCCTGAACCTTCTGCAAGGTACGGGCAGCGTGCCCGCTTCGCTGATAATGGCCTGCACCATGCAGGCAATAGTAAGCAATATCGCCGTAAACATGTGTTACGCGCTCTTTTTCTCCGGTAAACAGAGTCCGTTGCGCTCGTGGATATTGGGCGGTTTCGGCTGCGTCATTGGCGCCAACGTATTTTTGCTGCTCTTCTTCTATTTTCTGTAA